The region CCCGAAAAGTGCGTGAGCCTGTTTAAGCCCGAAATGCTCATCACTTTTGCTGGAGTGCGTTGTTTTTCGCCAAACCTGTTCCAACTTTAGCGCAACGCGCTCTAGCCCTGGCCGCGGATCGTTCTCCAGAAGATACGGGCTTCATTGCGGATCTCGATCGATTCCCGAATAACGGCGCGCAGGTTTTCTTCACTCAGTTGCGGGTTTTCAGCTGCATCGGCGAGAACATCCAAAGCCTTGGACGTACGGTGCAACAGGCGTGCATAGGACGTCACTGAATCATGGAACTGACGCAGATCACGGGTGATGGCTTCCCGCTGCTGTACAGCCACCTTGGCCCCTTCGCCGCCACGCTTGACGATAATGGCCAGCTGCACCTGGCGCTTGCGGCGAGGCCCGTAATAGATGGTATAGATTTCATCGGTGTCCTCGATGAGGGCGGCCAGGATGTCCTGGATGATCGGCTTTCCATCAATCAGAACCTGACGCAGATTGCGTGAGGCGCGCGCCTGCTCGATCCGCGCTACAAAGCCACCCAGCTGATCCGTGATCGTGCCAAAGGGAATGCCCGAACCGGGAATGAGACTTTGCAGATCGCTCAAAAGAAGCCCGAGACCGTTCAGCTGGCTTTTTGCAACATCGGCGGATCGGTTTTCCGCGTAAGCCAGAAGAAGAGCGTTATAGGTGGCAATCGCATCAAGGGCAGCGCGGCGGACGCGAATGCTGTCCGCTTCCAGAATCTGGTCGCCATGAATGGCCAGATCCGCGTCAAAGCAGGATGTGATGCCGGTTGCCCGTTGCTTGCATTTGGATTTGCCGCCTCTGGGTGCCAGGGTTGGCGAAATCTTGTCGAGCAACAGAGTGCCTGCAGCCTGCGCTTCGGTATAGGCCGTGGTATAGGTCTGAACTTCCTCAGTGGGTATTCCGCTACAGGCTACAAGGCCAAGGCCCACGCACAGGCTCAATACAAACTGACGCAACATATATCCCCCCGTTCCGGGATCGTATCCCGGGTCTGCTTGGCTCGGTCGTGAGGGGCACATGATCTCGGCCCGCCCCGCCGGTCTTGTTTACCGGATACCAGCATCGTCGTCGTCGGATGCATGTTCCGGGTGCAGAATTGGGATTATAACCGTTTCGGGCGAACTATACCATCAAAAGGAATGGCGGGGATAAAGGGAAAGAATATGCCCATGGCGCAAGCTCAGGCAAAGGCAGACAGAATATCCCGCGCGATGATCATGCGCTGAATTTCTGATGTTCCCTCATAAATGGTGGTGATCCGGGCATCCCGCGCATGACGTTCCAGCGGCAGGTCAGCTGTATAACCTGCACCGCCATGCAGTTGCAGTGCCGTATAGGTGGCGCGCTGGGCTGCCTCTGTCGCAAAAAGCTTGGCCATGGAAGCTGCCGTTGCAAAGGGCTTACCTCTATCCTTCAGGCTGGCCGCCTGCAGGATGAGCAGTCGTGCCGCTTCAAGTTCCGTCTCCCGGTCAGCTACTTGCCACTGCAGCCCCTGATGCTCAGCCAGCGCCTTGCCGAACTGACGTCGTTCCACCATGTAGCGTTCTGCAGTCTCCATGGCCGTGCGGGCAATGCCGAGCGCTAGCGCGGCAATGCCGATCCGCCCGCCTGCCAGTTCTCCGACCGCGATGCGGAAGCCGTCATTAAGCTCGCCCATCAGCGCAGAGGCTGGCAGACGGCACGTGTCAAACAGCACTTCATTGGTGGCTGATCCTGTCTGCCCCATCTTGCGCTCTTCCTTGCCGATGGTGAGGCCGGAGCTGTCTGCAGGCACAAGAAAACAGGATATGCCCTTGCCCCGTGGGGCATCCTGATCGGTAACAGCCCAGACCACGAACAGCCCCGCATAGGCTGCAGAAGTGATGTAGAGCTTGGCACCATTCAGCACCCACTCGTTTCCGTCCATTTCCGCGCGTGTGGTCATGGAGGAGGGATCAGAGCCCGCACCGGCTTCTGTCAGGCAGAAGGCACCCGCCGGAAACGTTCCGTCACAAAGCTTCGGCAGATAAGAAGACTTCTGCTCATCCGAGCCGACCTTGTCGATGATCTCGGCCACCATGTTGGTGACAGACAGGGTCACACCGGTTGAGGCGCAGGCCGCCCCCACTTCCTGAACAGCAAGGGCAAAGGCTACGCTTCCCGCTTCGCTGCCTCCATGGTCCGCGCTGACATTCAGCCCCATGAAGCCGTTTTCTGCCAACAGTCGAAGGTTATCCAGCATTGCCGCCCGGCCTTCGCCGCGATCAAGAGCTTCCGCGTGCGGGGCAATGGAATCGGCAGCCAGACGGGCAGCCGTATCTTTGATCATCCGATGTTCTTCTGAAAGCTCGAACGAAAGGCCTGCCATACCATGATCTCCATCTTCTGCTAGCCGGATCATAGGCGGCGTCTTGACAGACAACAATCCCGCCTGATGCGGCTATGACGGTGCGGAAGGGTCATCCTCGTCGGACGCTTCGTTGTTCTCCGTCGCCTGCTCCTGCTCAAAGCGCCGTTTAACCGAGAAAATGACAGACTGGACCGCATACCAGGTGATGATGGCAATTGTCACCGTGGCTGCCGCATCCGCAAGACTTAGATACGGATCAGCCAGTGATAGACTAGGCCGGATCAAGCCGCGATAGACAACCAGACTTATGGTAACGACCAGGATGATCAGCGGGATGAGCAGTTTCATTTATCTACACTCTAAAAGAGCGATCCCTGATTATCCTCAGATTTCGGCTTGCGTCTGGGGCGCGTGGTTTTCTCAGCCGGTGCCTGCGCTGCAGGCTGTGCCGGGGGAGGTGGGGTGTCACCGGGCGCGCCTGCAATTGCGGCAACCCGACCGTCGGCAAATTCAAGGCTGAGCGCCTCCCCGGCGGATACGGAGGATGCAGACCGGACAGGCTGATCCTGCTGATCGCGTACAAGCGCAAAACCGCGCGACAGAACACTTTGATAGGAGAGTGTCTTCAGCAGTTTTTCAAATCCGCTCAGAGAGCTGCGCTTGCGCTCGATCTGATGGATGAAAATCTGTTCCATACGACGACCGGACTGCTGCAGCCTGTCCTGAAGGAGGGCCGCCCGGTCTGAAAGCCTGTCAAGTCGCAGGCGCTGGCTTGTGTTCTGTAACTGGCTTGTCCTGCGCTCTAGATAGATATCCATGGCGCGCGCCGAGCGGGTCTGAAGTGTGATGAGCCTGTCGCGCGCATTCTGTGTCTGGCGGGCCGGGTTATTGGCTATCAACCGGGTTGCGGCCTGATCGAGCCTGGCCCTGTGCCGTGCGGTTCCTGCCGTCAGGGCCAGGCCGATACGCCCAGCCGCCTGATCCAGTCTCTGACGCGGAATGGACAGAAGGTCGGTGGCCCGTGGTAACGCCCGCGCTGCGCTGCGCAGATCCTGTCGCTTGCGGTCAAAGGACCGGATCAGAGCTTGCAACCGCCGACGGTTGAGGTCATCCACCTGCGCCAGCAGTTCAGAGCGAACCGGCACGGCCATTTCTGCGGCACCCGTCGGCGTTGGTGCGCGGCGATCTGCGGCATAATCAATGAGCGTCCAGTCAGTCTCATGGCCTACGGCTGAAATCAGCGGGATCAGGCTGTCAGCGGCAGCACGGACCACATCTTCGTCGTTGAACCCCCAGAGGTCTTCAAGCGAGCCGCCGCCCCGGGCCACTATGATGAGATCCGGTTTCTTCAACGGGCCATCATCGGGCAGGGCGTTAAAGCCCCGGATGCCATTGGCAACTTCCGCGCCTGACGTTTCTCCCTGAACACGCACAGGCCATACGGTCACGTCAACCGGATAGCGGTCTGCCAGCCGGTGGAGGATATCGCGGATCACGGCACCGGTTGGAGACGTCACCACGCCGATATGACGCGGCAGAAATGGGATAAGCTGCTTGCGACCCTCATCAAACAGGCCTTCGGCTGCAAGCTTCTTCTTGCGTTCTTCCAGAAGAGCCATCAGCGCGCCGACACCGGCAGGTTCCAGGTGATCAATCACCATCTGGTATTTTGACTGACCGGGAAAGGTGGTGAGCTTGCCGGTGGCAATCACCTCAAGTCCCTGTTCCGGCTGTATGGCCAGACGTCCTGCGACGCCTTTCCAGATGACACCGGCAAGAACAGCGCGATCATCTTTCAGGTCCAGATAGACATGGCCGGATCCGGGTCGGCTTACACGACCGAGTTCACCACGCACCCGCACATAACCATAGGTGTCTTCCACTGTCCGCTTGAGCGACATGGACAGCTCGGAAACCGTGAATTCTGCGGCATTGGATCCGGATTGTGAGGACACGCGTTGCTCCATTCGCGAGTTTGATACCGGAACTCTAACTGATTCCAAAGGTTAAAGCGGCAGTTTTGACGTCTTTTTCACGGTCCGGAGCGTGAGCTGGGACTGGACACGTTCAACGCCCGGCAGGTCGGTCAGAACCTCAGTATGAATCCGTTCGAGATCGGTGGTGTCCTTATAGATGATGCGGATCAGGTAATCCCGCTGGCCAGCCAGCAGATAGCAGTCGAGGATCTCCGGCTGGGTCATCACCGCGCGTTCAAACCGGTCAAGGGCGTCCCGCGACTGGCGCTCAAGGGAAACAAACACAAAGGCAGTACCGCTATAGCCACAGGATTTGGGATCCAGAATAAGTGCATAGCGCTCAACCAGCTCACTGTCTTCCATCAGCTTTGTACGCCTGAGGCAGGCCGATGCTGAAAGATTCACCAGACCGGCCAGCTCGGCATTGGTGAGGCGACCATTGTCCTGAAGGTAGTTGAGAATCTTGCGGTCAGTTCTGTCGAGTCCGCTTATTGGCATTTTATTCGATCCTAGTGAGATATTGCGGCAAAAAATATAGCTACTATCCTAAATCCGACGCAACATCAGAGACAAATTGCGCAAAAGATGAAGCATAATGGCAGAATATTCAAGCATTTGCTTCAGGAGGGTTGAAATGCTGATCGGGTGCCCGAAAGAAATTAAGGTGAATGAGGATCGCGTCGGCGTGATCCCAAGCACCGTAGCCGAGCTGGTCGCAGCCGGTCATGATGTGGTTATGGAAACCAATGCCGGTGTCGGTGCTGGTCTGTCCAATGAGGAATATATCGCAGCCGGTGCACGGATCGCCGATACTGCAGACGAAGTGTTCGCCTCTGCCGATATGATCATCAAGGTCAAGGAACCTCTGGCACCGGAACGGGCCAAGCTGCGCGATGGACAATTGCTGTTCACCTATCTGCATCTGGCTCCGGACCCCGAGCAGGCCAACGACCTGATGAAATCTGGTGCCACCTGCATCGCCTATGAAACGGTGACCAGCAACAATGGTACCCTGCCGCTTCTCTTCCCGATGTCTGAAGTTGCCGGTCGACTGGCCCCTCAGGTCGGCGCTGCTGCGCTTGAGAACAATGGCGGCGGCAAGGGCGTTCTTCTTGGTGGTGTTCCGGGTGTTGATCCCGCGGAAGTGGTTATCATCGGTGCAGGGGTTTCCGGTACCAATGCTGCCCGCATGGCGCTGGGTATGGGTGCATCCGTCACAATGGTCGATCGGTCTACTGACGCCCTGCGTGCCTCTGTTGATCGCTTCGGTACTGCTGTGCGCACGGTTCACTCAAATCGCGACAATATTGCCCGTCTGGTGGAAAGAGCCGATCTGGTTATTGGTACCGTACTCATTCCGGGTGCGGCTGCACCAAAGCTTGTCACCCGTGACATGCTGCAGACCATGAAACCAGGCTCTGCTGTTGTGGATGTGGCGATTGACCAGGGCGGCTGCTTCGAGACTTCAAAAGCAACCACCCATGCGGACCCGACCTATGTGGTTGATGGCATTGTTCATTACTGCGTGGCCAACATGCCGGGCTGTGTCGCACGGACCTCCACCTTTGCTCTGAACAACGCGACCCTGCCGTTCACGCTGGCGCTGGCCAACAAGGGGTGGAAGCAGGCTCTGGCTGATGATCCGCATCTGGCCAATGGCCTCAATGTGCATGCCGGCAAAATCACCCATGCCGCTGTTGCGGATGCTCTGGGCGAGAGCCTTCTAAACTTGGATCAGGCTCTGGCTGCATAGAAATCGCCATTGGCGTTCAGTTCAGCGTAGCTGACTAAAGACCCGGTATACAGCGTGTATGCCGGGTTTTTTGCGAGTGTTGCCTTGCTTTGGTAGTCAAAACACCGTATCCCAAGTGAGCCAGTTAATGGTTTATTTACCACATGACGATGGGGGCGTCGTCTCAGGGGCAACAGTAGAGTCATGCCACATAAGAGATCCTGTTCGACATCTGGATCACAGCTTCTGTTGAGTTGTGCCGTCACTGCCTTGATGGTCGCATCTGTTGAACCCGTATGGGCGCAGAGTTTTACGGTTCCCAATGGCACGACAGAAACCACCACTCAGACCCTGGCAGACAATCAGACCGGTACAGTTGAGGCTGGTGGCAGCATTTCTGTCACCGGTGACAATGTTGACGGGATCGTTGCGGGTAATGGCAATACGATCACCAATGCCGGATCGGTGCAGACAGGTGGAAATGTCGCGAATGCGATTGATGTGCTCGACAACAACACCATTACGAACAGCGGTACTTTAACCACGCTTGGTACAGGGTCCATAAGTATCTTCGGAGAGGATGACAATACCATCACCTCCAGTGGAACCATTAACGTCAATGGCGGTTTCTCGTTCGGCATCAATGTGAATGATGGCAATTCGATTACACAGTCGGGAACGATTAATCTGAATGGTGATCCGGCGGTTGGGATTCTGGCCAATGATAACAATACGGTGGTTCAGTCCGGGACCATCATCGGTATGCTGGCGACACCCGAAGGAAGCGCCGGAATTGTTGTTGATGATGACAGCACGGTAAGCAATTCAGGTCTGATTGCGTTGACCAACACGGGTGGCGGGTTCCTGCTGGGTATTCTCGGCGAGGTCAGCAATACGCTCAACAACACCGGGCAGATTGTCCTTGGTGGAGACAACAGTTTCGGGATTGCCGCTGAATCACTAAATACGATTACCAACAGTGGCCTGATTGTGATCAACGGCTCAGACAGTGCGGGTATTGAAGCCGAGGATGGTAATACAATCAATCATTCCGGGACTATTCTTGCTGTTGGTGATGTGACGGATGGTATCTTTGCCCTTGATGGCAATATGATTGTCTCATCCGGCTCTATCCTGACCAGCGGCTCTGACAGTGATGGCATCAACTTTGCTGACAACAACATGGTCATGGTCACTGGACTTGTTGTACCGGTGGGGAACGATTCCGACGGGATTAATGCCGGGGCCAACAATGATGTTTCTGTCTTTGGAACCATCCTGACGGTGGGCTCATCTTCGGATGGTGTCGATTTTGAAGATGAAGGCAATACACTGACCGTTGGCGGTACGATTATTACAGCGGGACCGATGTCTGACGCGATCGATTTTGACGGGACAGGTAATACGCTCAATCTTCTGGCGGGCCTGCGCGTTCAGGGCGGCGTTTCTTTGAGCAGCGGCATTGATACCCTGAATGTGGGAAATGGTCTGGACCTCAATTTCACCTTTGATGCGGCAAACGGCCTGCCTGAGATCATCAACACCAACGGCGCCCCGTTTGTAACCAATGGCAATACGATTGCTGTCCTTGATGAAACGGCTCTGTCGCTGACCGATGATCTTCTGGCTGATATTACCAACGGCCAGTCCAGCTCGGTTTTCAATGCGCTGAACAGTGGCCGCGGTCAGGGACGGACGACGATAGCGACACATGGCGGGGGAGATCAGCGTGGCGGTTCTCGCTGGCACAGCTGGACTCACTTGTATGGTGGTCTGCGCAGGCAGACAGATGACGGCAGTATTGCAGACGCCTATCAGGGATATGGTGGCACAGTCAGTGGCTGGCAGCTTGGGGAGCTGAATGGTACTCGTTTCGGCGTGTTTGGTGCCTCTGCTTTCGCTCGTACGGAAGTTGATG is a window of Coralliovum pocilloporae DNA encoding:
- a CDS encoding acyl-CoA dehydrogenase family protein; its protein translation is MIRLAEDGDHGMAGLSFELSEEHRMIKDTAARLAADSIAPHAEALDRGEGRAAMLDNLRLLAENGFMGLNVSADHGGSEAGSVAFALAVQEVGAACASTGVTLSVTNMVAEIIDKVGSDEQKSSYLPKLCDGTFPAGAFCLTEAGAGSDPSSMTTRAEMDGNEWVLNGAKLYITSAAYAGLFVVWAVTDQDAPRGKGISCFLVPADSSGLTIGKEERKMGQTGSATNEVLFDTCRLPASALMGELNDGFRIAVGELAGGRIGIAALALGIARTAMETAERYMVERRQFGKALAEHQGLQWQVADRETELEAARLLILQAASLKDRGKPFATAASMAKLFATEAAQRATYTALQLHGGAGYTADLPLERHARDARITTIYEGTSEIQRMIIARDILSAFA
- the xseA gene encoding exodeoxyribonuclease VII large subunit, producing MEQRVSSQSGSNAAEFTVSELSMSLKRTVEDTYGYVRVRGELGRVSRPGSGHVYLDLKDDRAVLAGVIWKGVAGRLAIQPEQGLEVIATGKLTTFPGQSKYQMVIDHLEPAGVGALMALLEERKKKLAAEGLFDEGRKQLIPFLPRHIGVVTSPTGAVIRDILHRLADRYPVDVTVWPVRVQGETSGAEVANGIRGFNALPDDGPLKKPDLIIVARGGGSLEDLWGFNDEDVVRAAADSLIPLISAVGHETDWTLIDYAADRRAPTPTGAAEMAVPVRSELLAQVDDLNRRRLQALIRSFDRKRQDLRSAARALPRATDLLSIPRQRLDQAAGRIGLALTAGTARHRARLDQAATRLIANNPARQTQNARDRLITLQTRSARAMDIYLERRTSQLQNTSQRLRLDRLSDRAALLQDRLQQSGRRMEQIFIHQIERKRSSLSGFEKLLKTLSYQSVLSRGFALVRDQQDQPVRSASSVSAGEALSLEFADGRVAAIAGAPGDTPPPPAQPAAQAPAEKTTRPRRKPKSEDNQGSLF
- a CDS encoding Lrp/AsnC family transcriptional regulator; amino-acid sequence: MPISGLDRTDRKILNYLQDNGRLTNAELAGLVNLSASACLRRTKLMEDSELVERYALILDPKSCGYSGTAFVFVSLERQSRDALDRFERAVMTQPEILDCYLLAGQRDYLIRIIYKDTTDLERIHTEVLTDLPGVERVQSQLTLRTVKKTSKLPL
- the ald gene encoding alanine dehydrogenase, encoding MLIGCPKEIKVNEDRVGVIPSTVAELVAAGHDVVMETNAGVGAGLSNEEYIAAGARIADTADEVFASADMIIKVKEPLAPERAKLRDGQLLFTYLHLAPDPEQANDLMKSGATCIAYETVTSNNGTLPLLFPMSEVAGRLAPQVGAAALENNGGGKGVLLGGVPGVDPAEVVIIGAGVSGTNAARMALGMGASVTMVDRSTDALRASVDRFGTAVRTVHSNRDNIARLVERADLVIGTVLIPGAAAPKLVTRDMLQTMKPGSAVVDVAIDQGGCFETSKATTHADPTYVVDGIVHYCVANMPGCVARTSTFALNNATLPFTLALANKGWKQALADDPHLANGLNVHAGKITHAAVADALGESLLNLDQALAA
- a CDS encoding autotransporter outer membrane beta-barrel domain-containing protein; amino-acid sequence: MSCAVTALMVASVEPVWAQSFTVPNGTTETTTQTLADNQTGTVEAGGSISVTGDNVDGIVAGNGNTITNAGSVQTGGNVANAIDVLDNNTITNSGTLTTLGTGSISIFGEDDNTITSSGTINVNGGFSFGINVNDGNSITQSGTINLNGDPAVGILANDNNTVVQSGTIIGMLATPEGSAGIVVDDDSTVSNSGLIALTNTGGGFLLGILGEVSNTLNNTGQIVLGGDNSFGIAAESLNTITNSGLIVINGSDSAGIEAEDGNTINHSGTILAVGDVTDGIFALDGNMIVSSGSILTSGSDSDGINFADNNMVMVTGLVVPVGNDSDGINAGANNDVSVFGTILTVGSSSDGVDFEDEGNTLTVGGTIITAGPMSDAIDFDGTGNTLNLLAGLRVQGGVSLSSGIDTLNVGNGLDLNFTFDAANGLPEIINTNGAPFVTNGNTIAVLDETALSLTDDLLADITNGQSSSVFNALNSGRGQGRTTIATHGGGDQRGGSRWHSWTHLYGGLRRQTDDGSIADAYQGYGGTVSGWQLGELNGTRFGVFGASAFARTEVDDNSQDIDTRGFSGGVYAGMDTRFGFLNALVSGGYLEQESNRQVANNLVVGGIERLDADYDGYSVSAAIEAGWQTALGQQSIDVVGTLGYAGLFLEDYNETGPTQSIAINDRDIHVLTTGLRVQSVLHREETETGHWSLTGYAGADARFSIGDDTIDAVLLGQSITFDPDDDDVVGSLYVGATGHYNISSNVAFTTGVESRVDSERAWSISARTGLDVRF